The following proteins are encoded in a genomic region of Candidatus Rokuibacteriota bacterium:
- a CDS encoding aspartate-semialdehyde dehydrogenase, with protein MASGYVVAVVGATGAAGSTTLKILEERKFPVKELRAFASERSVGKTVRFRGEVLRVEKVTPQAFSGVEIAFFSAGSAQSREFAPQAVRAGAVVVDKSSAFRMDPGVPLVVPEINAHAVTGHRGIVASPNCTTVVTVMPLKPLHDAARIRRVIAVSYQAVSGAGVNGVEELRRQTLAWAKGEPMEARHFPHQIAFNLIPHIDRFGDGGYTGEEWKLIHEVRKILEAPDLAISPTTVRVPVFTAHSVAVNVETVEKVSSARARELFANFPGLRVWDEPAENRYPMPVVVEGQDDCFVGRIREDLSLPNGLNFWVVGDQLRKGAATNAVQIAELLTRPAL; from the coding sequence ATGGCGTCAGGGTACGTGGTGGCAGTCGTCGGCGCGACCGGGGCGGCCGGGTCGACCACGCTCAAGATACTCGAGGAGCGCAAGTTCCCCGTGAAGGAGCTGCGCGCCTTCGCCTCCGAGCGGTCCGTCGGGAAGACGGTGCGCTTCAGGGGAGAGGTCCTCCGCGTTGAGAAGGTGACTCCGCAGGCGTTCAGCGGCGTGGAGATCGCGTTCTTCTCGGCCGGGTCGGCCCAATCGCGGGAGTTCGCGCCCCAGGCGGTGAGAGCCGGAGCTGTCGTGGTGGACAAATCCAGCGCCTTCAGGATGGACCCCGGAGTGCCGCTGGTCGTTCCCGAGATCAACGCCCACGCGGTGACGGGCCACAGGGGGATCGTCGCGAGCCCTAACTGCACGACCGTCGTCACCGTGATGCCGCTCAAGCCGCTCCACGACGCGGCGCGGATCCGGCGGGTCATCGCCGTGAGCTATCAGGCGGTGTCCGGTGCGGGCGTGAACGGGGTGGAGGAGCTTCGACGCCAGACGCTCGCCTGGGCCAAGGGCGAGCCGATGGAAGCCCGGCACTTTCCCCACCAGATCGCCTTCAATCTGATCCCGCACATCGACCGGTTCGGAGACGGCGGCTACACCGGCGAGGAGTGGAAGCTCATCCACGAGGTGCGGAAGATCCTGGAGGCGCCGGACCTCGCCATTTCCCCGACGACGGTCAGGGTGCCGGTGTTCACCGCCCACTCGGTCGCCGTGAACGTCGAGACCGTCGAGAAGGTCAGCTCCGCGCGCGCCCGGGAGCTCTTCGCCAACTTCCCGGGGCTCAGGGTCTGGGACGAGCCGGCCGAGAACCGCTACCCGATGCCCGTGGTCGTCGAGGGGCAGGACGACTGTTTCGTGGGCCGGATCCGCGAGGATCTCTCGCTCCCGAACGGCCTGAACTTCTGGGTGGTGGGCGACCA